The nucleotide sequence TTCACTTACAGATTTTAAATTCAAAAAAAAGATAGTAAATTGAGTTTATAGTTTCATACTCAGTTATTTGAAATTAATTAAATAATGGTATTTTAATTGGTTTTACAAAATTATTGAACTCTAAATTCAAAATTATATTTGGTCAAATCTTCATTTGCTTTTATTATTTTAGTCTTAAGATTTTCTTTGAATTCTATAGTTTTTTGCATAATATTCTCATCACCACTTGCCAGGATTTGTGCTGCAAGAATTGCAGCATTTTGTGCACCATTCAGGCTTACAGTTGCTACCGGAATTCCCGGAGGCATTTGCAAAATAGAAAAAATAGAATCCATACCATTCAGACTTGCATTTATAGGAACTCCTATCACAGGAATTGGTGTCATAGCAGCAATCACGCCCGGTAGATGAGCTGCCATTCCGGCTCCGGCAATTATCACTTTTATGCCTTTATTTTTTGCTCCTTTAGCAAATTCTTCTACTTTTTTGGGAGTACGATGTGCCGACAATGCGTTAATCTCGAATGGGATTTCAAAATCGTTTAAGGTATTCGCTGCTTTTTCCATTACTTTCCAATCTGATGTACTACCCATTATTATACTAACTTTCGCTTTCATATATTTGAAAATTAATTGATGTTTTAACAATAAATTTATAATTTCGCAATATACTTAAATTAGATAAATTGAAATATGAAAAGGGTAAAAATAATAGATAAAGAGTTTGAGATTTCAATACCCTCAAGCGAAATTCAAAATATTATTTTTCGTTTAGCCGATAAAATGAATAATGATTTAAGAGCTAAGAAAGTTATTTTTCTGGGGATTTTGAATGGCTCTTTTATGTTTGCCGGTGATTTGTTCAAAAAAATTGATATCGATTGCCAAATTACCTTTCTAAAAGTTGCATCTTACGTTGGGACAAGTAGCTCAGGAAATGTTAAAAGGTTAATTGGTTTAAACGAAGATATTAAAGATCAGGTGGTTGTAATTTTGGAAGATATTGTTGATACCGGAATTACTCTTGACAATATTATTAAACAACTAAAAGGATACGAACCTTCAGAAATTAGAGTTGCGACATTACTTTTTAAGCCGGAAGCTTATCAAAAAGAAATTAAGATTGATTATATCGGAAAAGAAATTCCGAATGATTTTATTGTTGGTTATGGGCTGGATTATAATGGTTTTGGCAGAAATTTAGAAGATATTTACACTCTGGTGTAAAATTTTTGTTTTTCGGAAAATATTTATAATTGTTTAAAAATTGATAGATTTTGAAAAGGAATAAAATATTTGAATGAATAAGTTGTTGGATATTTAGTTTTTTTTCATTTTTGTAGAAAATATTTGACAAATTTGATAATAGATATAAACAAGACGGAATAGTAACAAAACAACAAAATTATGTTAAACATTGCTTTATTTGGACCTCCAGGAGCAGGAAAAGGGACACAGTCAAAACTCCTTTTAGAAAAGTACAACCTTATTTATATTTCTACGGGAGATATTCTTCGCAAGGAAATAGCTGACAGAACAGAACTCGGCATGCAAGCAAAATCGTTTATCGATGCCGGAAATTTGGTTCCTGAAGAATTAATCATTAGATTGATCGAAAACAAAATTGTACAAAACTATGATGTAAAAGGATTTCTATTTGATGGATTTCCAAGAACATTAGTTCAGGCCTACATTCTTGAAGCTCTGTTGTTAAAATTTCATACCGGCCTGACTTGTATGCTAAGCCTTGATGTACCAAACAATATTACTACAAAAAGGTTGCTACTTCGTGGAAAAGAATCTGGCAGATCAGATGATTCCAGTGAAGTAATTATTAAACAACGACTTAAAGAGTATAAAAATAAAACAGCTCCGGTTGCAACATTTTACGAAGAACATGACAAATATTATCTCGTAAATGGAGTTGGAGAAATTGATAGTATTTTCACACGCCTTGTAAGTACTATCGAATCTTCAATCAATGAAGTTTGGCTTAATGTTGTTCTTACAGGACCTCCTGGTGCAGGAAAAGGGACTCAAGCAGCATTGTTGGCAAACAAATACAATCTCACGCATCTTGCCACTGGAGAAATGTTAAGGGAGGAAGTAGAAAATGAAACTGAGATAGGTAAGCAAGCTAAACCCTTTCTTGATGTTGGAGATTTGGTTCCAGACGAAATAGTTATAAGATTATTAGAAAGAGAGATAAATAGAAATCCAGAAACACGTGGTTTCGTTTTCGATGGCTTTCCTTCAAATGTAATTCAGGCATATATACTTGATGGCTTATTGAGAAGACGACAATCGGCAATTTCTTGTGCCATTAATATGGAAGTCCCAGTGCTTGAACTAATAAAAAGACTGAGAGCAAGAGGAAAAATATCAAATAGAATTTACGATGCAAATGTTGAAATTATTATTCACAGATTAGAAGAATATATGAAGAAACGTGAGGCATTGGCTAGCTATTTCCACAAACAAGATATTTTCTATTCTATTGATGGAGTAGGGGATATTGATAGTGTTTTCAATCAAATATGTTCATCGGTCGATATTGTTTTCAAACATGGGAAATAGCAATTTTATTGACTATATCAAGATTTTTTGCAAGTCAGGAAATGGCGGTAGCGGCTCAACTCATTTGCATAGAGACAAAATTACTCTAAAAGGCGGACCCGATGGCGGAAACGGAGGAAAAGGTTCCAATATCGTATTAAGAGGAAATAATAATTATTGGACTTTATTGCATTTGCGTTACAGAAAACATATTCTCGGTAAAAATGGTGAGAATGGCTCTGCAAATAACAAAACCGGAGCCGATGGTGATAATGTAATTATTGATGTTCCGCTTGGGACAATTGCACGAGATTTCGAAACAAATGAGATTATTGCGGAAATCACCGAACACAATCAAAAAGAGATATTTCAGAAAGGTGGTAGAGGCGGATTAGGAAATACTAACTTCAAAAGTTCCACCCATCAAACCCCGCGATTTGCACAAGAGGGAGAAGAAGGATTGGAAGGCTGGAAAGTTCTTGAATTAAAGATTCTTGCTGATGTTGGACTTGTAGGTTTTCCGAATGCTGGAAAATCGACATTATTGGCGGCAATCTCTGCAGCTAAACCTAAAATTGCAAATTATCCATTTACAACTCTAGTTCCAAATCTTGGAATAGTTAGTTATTACGATTATAAATCTTTTGTGGTGGCAGATATTCCCGGAATTATTGAAGGTGCTGCCGAAGGAAAAGGGCTTGGATTACGATTTTTGAGGCATATTGAGCGAAATTCCATTTTGCTTTTTATGGTACCCTCCGATAGTGAAGATATTCATAAGGAATACAAAATTCTTCTCGGCGAATTGGAAAAATATAATCCCGAATTGTTAGATAAAAAAAGAATTTTGGCAATCTCAAAATCCGATTTTTTAGACGATGAACTTATAGAAGAAATTGAGAAGGATTTGCCGGATATACCATACATTTTTATATCGGCGATTACAAATTCCGGACTTACAGAATTGAAGGATAAAATTTGGCGGGAATTGGTTTAGGTTTTTGATTTTTACCTCTTCTGTAAAATTGAATTCTATAATGGTTTTGTTAGAATTTCATATCTTCTTTCTGATTGAAATTTAATAGCATCTTATAAAGTAAATAGAGTTTCTATGCCTATTGTAAATTCTTTATGATTGGCCGAAATTCTATTTTTGATCCAATTCCATATACATCTCTTCAATCCCAACAACCATTTTATCCCACGAAAATCGTTTCTTCTCAATTTTCACATTTGCTTCAAATTCGTTTATCCTATCATTTTCATAGAAGTCAATTATCGATTCTGCAATAGAATTTGGGTCTCTTTCGCAAACATAACCAACTTTCTGGTGGGGAACAATTTCAGCTAAACCTCCAACATTGGTTACCAACATGGAGCGGTTGAAGTGATAAGCAATTTGTGTTACTCCGCTTTGTGTAGCAGTATGATACGGCTGAACAACCATATCGCAAGCTGCAAAATAGTATCGAACTTCGCTGCTGGGAATAAATTTGTCTGATATAATTATACTTTCTTCTAAATCGTTTTTCTTAATCAAATTTAAGTAGCCTACTTTGTCTTCATAAAATTCGCCGGCAATAATAGCCTTTATTCCTAATTCTTTGACTTTTATATTCGCCATCGCTTCAATCAACAAATCAAGTCCTTTATATTTTCTAATAATACCAAAAAAAAGTATATATCGATTTTCTTGCTTTAGTTGCAAGTAATTTTTCCCATCGCTTTTGTTTACACTGCCCCCAAAAATATTGTAAATAGGGTGTGGAATGAATTTTTTATATTTGTTGTTTGAAATTTCCGATAAGTCATCCAGAACCGATTCGGCAAGTGTTATGAATCCATCGCATGAATTTGCAAAATATTTCACTAAAGTGTTTGAAAAAATAAAACTTTCGTGCGGTATAATATTGTGAGTAACTGCTATTACCCGGATATTCGTTTTTCGTTTTATCAATCGGGCAATAGTTCCAAGAGCAGGTGCCATAAACGGCATCCAGTAATGAATAACAACTAAATCAGGGTTTTCATTTTTCACTTTTTTTGCAGTTCTAATCCACGACAGAGGATTAATTGAACTAATTAGAGATTCAATTTTGAAATCTTTGGGGGCTGATCCGGTGTCGAACTGAGTTTTTCCGGGAAAAAATGATTTTGGATATTGTAGATAGAACGAAACAATTTTTGAATCTCTTCCTTTTTGAACAAAAGCTTTACAAAGTGCCTCGTTAAAATTAGCAATTCCACCTCTTAGCGGAAAAGCAGGACCAATATTTATGTTTTTTATATTCACAACT is from Bacteroidota bacterium and encodes:
- the obgE gene encoding GTPase ObgE, whose amino-acid sequence is MGNSNFIDYIKIFCKSGNGGSGSTHLHRDKITLKGGPDGGNGGKGSNIVLRGNNNYWTLLHLRYRKHILGKNGENGSANNKTGADGDNVIIDVPLGTIARDFETNEIIAEITEHNQKEIFQKGGRGGLGNTNFKSSTHQTPRFAQEGEEGLEGWKVLELKILADVGLVGFPNAGKSTLLAAISAAKPKIANYPFTTLVPNLGIVSYYDYKSFVVADIPGIIEGAAEGKGLGLRFLRHIERNSILLFMVPSDSEDIHKEYKILLGELEKYNPELLDKKRILAISKSDFLDDELIEEIEKDLPDIPYIFISAITNSGLTELKDKIWRELV
- a CDS encoding glycosyltransferase; translated protein: MNIKNINIGPAFPLRGGIANFNEALCKAFVQKGRDSKIVSFYLQYPKSFFPGKTQFDTGSAPKDFKIESLISSINPLSWIRTAKKVKNENPDLVVIHYWMPFMAPALGTIARLIKRKTNIRVIAVTHNIIPHESFIFSNTLVKYFANSCDGFITLAESVLDDLSEISNNKYKKFIPHPIYNIFGGSVNKSDGKNYLQLKQENRYILFFGIIRKYKGLDLLIEAMANIKVKELGIKAIIAGEFYEDKVGYLNLIKKNDLEESIIISDKFIPSSEVRYYFAACDMVVQPYHTATQSGVTQIAYHFNRSMLVTNVGGLAEIVPHQKVGYVCERDPNSIAESIIDFYENDRINEFEANVKIEKKRFSWDKMVVGIEEMYMELDQK
- the purE gene encoding 5-(carboxyamino)imidazole ribonucleotide mutase; the encoded protein is MKAKVSIIMGSTSDWKVMEKAANTLNDFEIPFEINALSAHRTPKKVEEFAKGAKNKGIKVIIAGAGMAAHLPGVIAAMTPIPVIGVPINASLNGMDSIFSILQMPPGIPVATVSLNGAQNAAILAAQILASGDENIMQKTIEFKENLKTKIIKANEDLTKYNFEFRVQ
- a CDS encoding adenylate kinase, translating into MLNIALFGPPGAGKGTQSKLLLEKYNLIYISTGDILRKEIADRTELGMQAKSFIDAGNLVPEELIIRLIENKIVQNYDVKGFLFDGFPRTLVQAYILEALLLKFHTGLTCMLSLDVPNNITTKRLLLRGKESGRSDDSSEVIIKQRLKEYKNKTAPVATFYEEHDKYYLVNGVGEIDSIFTRLVSTIESSINEVWLNVVLTGPPGAGKGTQAALLANKYNLTHLATGEMLREEVENETEIGKQAKPFLDVGDLVPDEIVIRLLEREINRNPETRGFVFDGFPSNVIQAYILDGLLRRRQSAISCAINMEVPVLELIKRLRARGKISNRIYDANVEIIIHRLEEYMKKREALASYFHKQDIFYSIDGVGDIDSVFNQICSSVDIVFKHGK
- the hpt gene encoding hypoxanthine phosphoribosyltransferase, with the protein product MKRVKIIDKEFEISIPSSEIQNIIFRLADKMNNDLRAKKVIFLGILNGSFMFAGDLFKKIDIDCQITFLKVASYVGTSSSGNVKRLIGLNEDIKDQVVVILEDIVDTGITLDNIIKQLKGYEPSEIRVATLLFKPEAYQKEIKIDYIGKEIPNDFIVGYGLDYNGFGRNLEDIYTLV